In one Acomys russatus chromosome 15, mAcoRus1.1, whole genome shotgun sequence genomic region, the following are encoded:
- the Hax1 gene encoding HCLS1-associated protein X-1 isoform X1: MSFFDLFRGFFGFPRPRSHRDPFFGGMTRDDDDDDDEEEEDRGTWDRESRRFDSFHPPEEFGFSFSPGGGMRFHGNFGFDDLIRDFNSIFSGMGAWTLPSHSPELPGPESETPGERLREGRTLRDSMLKYPDSHQPRLFDGVLESHTRPESPKPAPDWGSQGPFHRLDDPWPVTPHSRAREDNDLDSQVSQEGLGPLLQPQPKSYFKSISVTKITKPDGTVEEHRTVVDSEGRKETTVTHQEAPDSSRSDPDSQRSSALDDPFSILDLLLGRWFRSR, encoded by the exons ATGAGCTTCTTTGATCTTTTCCGAGGCTTTTTTGGCTTTCCTAGACCTCGGAG CCACAGAGATCCTTTTTTTGGAGGGATGACTCgagatgatgacgatgatgatgacgaagaggaggaagacagaggcacaTGGGATCGTGAGAGCCGTAGGTTTGATAGTTTTCATCCTCCGGAGGAATTCGGTTTCAGCTTCAGTCCCGGAGGAGGGATGCGATTCCACGGCAACTTTGGCTTTGATGATCTAATACGGGATTTCAATAGCATCTTCAGCGGTATGGGGGCCTGGACCTTGCCTTCTCACTCTCCTG AACTTCCAGGTCCCGAGTCAGAAACACCTGGTGAGAGACTGCGGGAGGGGCGGACACTACGGGACTCAATGCTTAAGTACCCAGATAGTCACCAACCTAGGCTCTTTGACGGGGTCTTGGAGAGTCATACAAGACCTGAATCCCCCAAACCAGCTCCAGATTGGGGGTCCCAGGGACCTTTTCATAGG TTGGATGACCCATGGCCTGTGACTCCCCATTCTAGAGCCAGAGAGGACAATG atCTTGACTCCCAGGTTTCCCAGGAAGGTCTTGGTCCACTTCTTCAACCCCAGCCCAAATCATATTTCAAGAGCATCTCTGTGACCAAGATCACTAAGCCAGATGGG ACAGTGGAGGAGCACCGCACTGTGGTGGACAGTGAGGGCCGCAAAGAGACCACAGTGACCCATCAGGAAGCACCTGACAGTTCCAGAAGTG ATCCAGACTCTCAAAGATCTTCAGCTTTGGATGATCCCTTTTCCATCCTGGATCTGCTCCTAGGACGTTGGTTTCGGTCCCGGTAG
- the Hax1 gene encoding HCLS1-associated protein X-1 isoform X2, translating into MSFFDLFRGFFGFPRPRSHRDPFFGGMTRDDDDDDDEEEEDRGTWDRESRRFDSFHPPEEFGFSFSPGGGMRFHGNFGFDDLIRDFNSIFSGMGAWTLPSHSPELPGPESETPGERLREGRTLRDSMLKYPDSHQPRLFDGVLESHTRPESPKPAPDWGSQGPFHRLDDPWPVTPHSRAREDNDLDSQVSQEGLGPLLQPQPKSYFKSISVTKITKPDGTVEEHRTVVDSEGRKETTVTHQEAPDSSRSEGCCNLGRKENTDRELMVSW; encoded by the exons ATGAGCTTCTTTGATCTTTTCCGAGGCTTTTTTGGCTTTCCTAGACCTCGGAG CCACAGAGATCCTTTTTTTGGAGGGATGACTCgagatgatgacgatgatgatgacgaagaggaggaagacagaggcacaTGGGATCGTGAGAGCCGTAGGTTTGATAGTTTTCATCCTCCGGAGGAATTCGGTTTCAGCTTCAGTCCCGGAGGAGGGATGCGATTCCACGGCAACTTTGGCTTTGATGATCTAATACGGGATTTCAATAGCATCTTCAGCGGTATGGGGGCCTGGACCTTGCCTTCTCACTCTCCTG AACTTCCAGGTCCCGAGTCAGAAACACCTGGTGAGAGACTGCGGGAGGGGCGGACACTACGGGACTCAATGCTTAAGTACCCAGATAGTCACCAACCTAGGCTCTTTGACGGGGTCTTGGAGAGTCATACAAGACCTGAATCCCCCAAACCAGCTCCAGATTGGGGGTCCCAGGGACCTTTTCATAGG TTGGATGACCCATGGCCTGTGACTCCCCATTCTAGAGCCAGAGAGGACAATG atCTTGACTCCCAGGTTTCCCAGGAAGGTCTTGGTCCACTTCTTCAACCCCAGCCCAAATCATATTTCAAGAGCATCTCTGTGACCAAGATCACTAAGCCAGATGGG ACAGTGGAGGAGCACCGCACTGTGGTGGACAGTGAGGGCCGCAAAGAGACCACAGTGACCCATCAGGAAGCACCTGACAGTTCCAGAAGTG